CGCGACCGGGCACTTGATCGGATTCTCGACGACGTTGAGCACCAAGCGTCCGCCTTGCCAGGTTCGCAAATGTTTGGCGAGCGCCAGCGCGCCTTCGACGGTGTAGAAATCGTAGATGGATTTGTACCACTCGTGTTCGTTCAAACCGGTCGTTTGCTCCGGGTGCGTGCGCGTGCCGGTCGCAATCACGAGGAAATCGTAATTGAGATAGCGCCCGTCCTTCGCCAACTTGACGCGATTGTGTTCCGGTTCGATCACGTCAATCGCGGACGTGATGAACTCGACGCCGGGCGGAATGAAATCGCGCTTGGGTTTGATGACGTCGTTCTTGCTGTACATCCCAAACGGGATGAACAGAAAACCTGGCTGATAATAGTGCGTTTCGTGTTGGTCTACGATGGTGATGTGCCAGTCGTCCGAATCCAACAACCGGCTCAACCGATTCACAACCATCGTGCCAGCCGTGCCAGCGCCGAGGACTAACAGTTTTTTCATTGATATTCTCCACTTGGGAATTGGGTTGTGTACAAAAAATTACCTCTTCGCGAATTTGTCGAAGAGGCAATCCTCACCTCAAAAATTGTTCCGCCCATTTTAGGCAATCGCGTCCGCGAGCGCGCTGCGTTTATTCAAATGATCGGCGAGCACCTCGCGCAGCAAATCGAGCGCCTTGATGATGCGTTTGTCGGCGAGCGTGTAGATGATGTTCGCTCCTTTGCGTTCGGCGATCACCATGCCGCGCTCGCGCAGAATCTTCAAGTGCCGCGACACCGTCGGTTGAGGCATCTCCAATAATTCGGCAAGTTCCATCACGTTTTGGGGATTTTCGAACAGGGCGTATAAAATCGCGATGCGTTTTGGATCGGACAGTCCTCCGCAGATT
The Chloroflexota bacterium genome window above contains:
- a CDS encoding winged helix-turn-helix transcriptional regulator → MDKKLLGEINHLHAEICGGLSDPKRIAILYALFENPQNVMELAELLEMPQPTVSRHLKILRERGMVIAERKGANIIYTLADKRIIKALDLLREVLADHLNKRSALADAIA